The DNA segment CGTCGCGTGCCACCAGATGACCGGCGACGACGACGGCTCCCACGTCAGCGGCGGTGGCGGTGAGCGGGAGCTGGCCGGGGGTGGATCCGGCCGTGCGCAGCGACATCGGGTTCACGCTGACCAGGTCGCAGGGACGCCCAATCTCGATGGCAGCCACGGGGGTGGCCATCGCGCGGGCTGCCCCGGTGGTGGCGGCGTCGAGCAGGCTGGCGGGGCTGAACCGGCCGCGCTGGCCCGAGCCCAGCCGTTCCCCCTGTTCGAGGGCCCGCATTTCCAGCCACGGGTCGATCACTGCGTGCTGGTCGGTGCCGAGCGCGATCCTCGCACCGGCATCCTGCAGGGCGCGGGCGGGGCCGATCCCGTCGGCCAGGTCCGCCTCGGTGGTGGGACAGATGACTGCTGTGGTTCCGGACCCTCCCAGCAGGGCGATGTCCTGATCGGTGAGGTGGGTGGCATGGACCACGCTCAGCCGGTCGGAGAGAAACCCGACCTTCTGGAGCAGTCCCGTCGGTGTAGTGCCGTAGTGCTTTTCGCAGTCAGCGTTTTCGGCGGGTTGTTCGGACAGGTGGATGTGGACTGGGACATCGGTGGGGAGGCCTGCCGCGAGGAGGCGCAGGGCTGTTTCCGGGACGGCGCGGACCGAGTGCAGGGCTGCCCCGACGGTGACGAACCCCGGGTCGAACTGGGCGGCGACGGTCCGGCGCAGGTCGGCGAACCGCTCCAGCCAGGCACCGGCGTGGGCGTCACCGAACCGTTCCTGATCGGCGCTCAACGGCTTTCCAATGCCGCCGACCAGGTAGCAGGTGTCCAGCAGGGTCAGCCGGATTCCCGCAGCGACCGCGGCGCGGCACAAAGCCAGCTCCATGGCGTGCGGCCGCTCGTCGGGTGCCCCATAGGGAGCCCCGCCCGGCCGGTGGTGCACGTAGTGAAATTCGGCGACGCTGGACCAGCCGGTGACCACCATTTCGGCGAAGACCGCCGTGGCGAGCCGTTCATAGTTCCCGGGAGTCAGTGTTCCGGCCGCGCGGTACATCTCTTCCCGCCAGACCCAGAAGTCGCCGCCGTTGTCGTGGGTGCGGCCCCGGAGTACCCGGTGGAACGCGTGCGAGTGGGCGTTGGCGGCGGCGGGGAAGACCACCCCGGCGAGGTCCCTGTTGTCGCCGGGTGCCGCGTCAACGTCGCAAGTCACGCCGGCGATGGAGCCGGCGTCGTCGGCCTCGATGCGTACGCGTGGCTGGATGCCCTGCCCAGCAACCCAGGCCTGTTCACACCAGAATGTGGTCACAGCAGGTCTTCCAGTACGTCGGCGAGTGCGGTGGCTGCGAGGTCGGCGTCGTCGCGTTCGACGTACTCTTCCGGCGAGTGGCTGATGCCGGTCGGATTGCGGATGTAGACCATGGCCGAGGGGCTGTACCCGGCCAGCACTCCGGCGTCGTGGCCGGCGCCGGTGGGCAGTGCGGGCACCTGATTCCCGCCGTTCGACCGGCGCAGTGAGTTCTGCAGCTGGCGTTGCAGGGGTACATCGAAGTGGACGGTGCTGCTGAAGGATTCCTCCGTGAGGGTCACTGCACACCCCTCGAACGCTGCCGCCTTTTGGGCCTGACCGTGGATCGACTCGACGAGGGCCGCGGTGACGGCGTCGTCCGGGTGGCGGACATCGAGCCACAGGTCCACACGGGAGGCGATGACGTTGGTGCCGCCCGGGACAGGCTGCAGCCGCCCGACGGTGGCGCGGGCGTCGTCCTGTGCTCCGGCGACCCGCTTGATGGCCAGGATAATCT comes from the Arthrobacter sp. CAN_C5 genome and includes:
- a CDS encoding formimidoylglutamate deiminase — encoded protein: MTTFWCEQAWVAGQGIQPRVRIEADDAGSIAGVTCDVDAAPGDNRDLAGVVFPAAANAHSHAFHRVLRGRTHDNGGDFWVWREEMYRAAGTLTPGNYERLATAVFAEMVVTGWSSVAEFHYVHHRPGGAPYGAPDERPHAMELALCRAAVAAGIRLTLLDTCYLVGGIGKPLSADQERFGDAHAGAWLERFADLRRTVAAQFDPGFVTVGAALHSVRAVPETALRLLAAGLPTDVPVHIHLSEQPAENADCEKHYGTTPTGLLQKVGFLSDRLSVVHATHLTDQDIALLGGSGTTAVICPTTEADLADGIGPARALQDAGARIALGTDQHAVIDPWLEMRALEQGERLGSGQRGRFSPASLLDAATTGAARAMATPVAAIEIGRPCDLVSVNPMSLRTAGSTPGQLPLTATAADVGAVVVAGHLVARDGHHHALGDPGALLAAALEGHA